A genomic region of Balaenoptera ricei isolate mBalRic1 chromosome 21, mBalRic1.hap2, whole genome shotgun sequence contains the following coding sequences:
- the LOC132356743 gene encoding small ribosomal subunit protein eS7-like, protein MPKFDTDGSVLEPTEERTLNQNREVACRSRLLTNTDFHPAFSSQKFLLILLRLRAVAWALRVVDVSKATFSSSAKIMKPNSEKLDEYELGISQAVLQLEMNPDLKAQLRELNFTAAKEIAFGGGRRAIIIFVPVPQLRSFHKLQVQLVRELEKKFSRKHVVFIAQRRILPKPTRKSHTNNKQKRPRSRILTAVHDAILEDLVFPSEIVGKRADGSRLIKVHLDKAQQNDVEHEVETFSGVCKKLTGKDVNFEFLEFQL, encoded by the exons ATGCCAAAATTTGACACCGATG GGTCGGTGTTAGAACCAACAGAGGAAAGAACATTAAATCAGAATCGAGAGGTGGCCTGCAGGTCGAGGTTGCTCACGAACACAGACTTTCACCCTGCTTTCTCCAGTCAGAAGTTTCTTTTGATTTTGCTACGCTTAAGGGCGGTGGCATGGGCGCTTAGGGTTGTGGATGTCAGCAAGGCCACGTTCAGTTCCAGCGCGAAGATCATGAAGCCCAACAGCGAGAAGCTGGACGAGTATGAGTTGGGCATCTCCCAGGCCGTCCTGCAGCTGGAGATGAACCCAGACCTCAAGGCCCAGCTGCGGGAGCTGAACTTCACGGCCGCCAAGGAAATTGCATTTGGTGGCGGTCGGAGAGCTATCATAATCTTTGTTCCCGTTCCGCAACTGAGATCTTTCCATAAACTCCAGGTCCAGCTAGTGCGTGAGTTGGAGAAGAAGTTCAGCAGGAAGCACGTTGTCTTTATCGCTCAGAGGAGAATTCTGCCTAAGCCAACTCGAAAAAGCCATACAAACAATAAGCAAAAGCGTCCCAGGAGCCGCATTCTGACTGCCGTGCACGACGCCATCCTGGAGGACTTGGTTTTCCCTAGTGAGATTGTGGGCAAGAGAGCGGATGGCAGCCGACTCATAAAGGTTCATTTGGATAAAGCACAGCAGAACGATGTGGAACACGAGGTTGAAACATTTTCTGGTGTCTGTAAGAAGCTCACCGGCAAGGACGTTAATTTTGAATTCCTAGAGTTTCAGTTGTAA